A portion of the Lolium rigidum isolate FL_2022 chromosome 1, APGP_CSIRO_Lrig_0.1, whole genome shotgun sequence genome contains these proteins:
- the LOC124664522 gene encoding putative F-box/LRR-repeat protein 23 has translation MADAPASPAAAGGSPTASGVGEWDGFLPVADISRIMRRAIPPNGKIDQDAKEAVQALVSEFIAFITSEASDRCEREKREALTGDDLLWAMAALGFQDYIEPLKLYLHKYRQVLPCTMEVEPKTLPVFDVRDWSELPLDALSTIFMKLGTIEILMGAGLVCRSWLLTAKSPELWRFVDMTRHKVVFSKAESVMCKMAKVAIDRSDGRMESFWAQKFVSGELIGYIATRYCKSLKSIRLIAPGYFWDDEDAVVRLAAKCPMLEEIEYSHQQQPGYFFKQIGTVRPELKRLRIHMDWYDSDAIKHEMMMEQRQDDDEEEEEEEEPYEAWEARHNEEAFAIAENLHELRLLQMAGNSLTKKGVYAILEGCPHLECLDLTGCGHLKVDDELVARCAKINHVWLPGHWPHVRCPDLHTIGEKEGEVIELPDVYEIEARMLHDTGSMEEGAMEDDGYGDNYWEDYTPPSSPDSPDLRNVTCDDTRYYTYIHDYYSL, from the exons ATGGCGGACGCGCCGGCGAGCCCCGCGGCCGCTGGAGGGAGCCCCACGGCCAGTGGCGTCGGGGAGTGGGACGGGTTCCTGCCGGTCGCCGACATCAGCCGCATCATGAGGAGGGCCATCCCGCCCAACGGGAAGATCGACCAGGATGCCAAGGAAGCCGTGCAGGCGCTCGTCTCCGAGTTCATCGCCTTCATCACCAGCGA GGCGAGCGACAGATGCGAAAGGGAGAAGCGGGAGGCCTTGACCGGCGACGATTTGCtgtgggcgatggcggcgttgggGTTTCAGGACTACATCGAGCCCCTCAAGCTCTACCTCCACAAGTACAGACAG GTGCTACCTTGCACAATGGAAGTAGAGCCAAAAACCTTGCCCGTGTTTGATGTTAGAGATTGGTCTGAGCTCCCACTCGATGCTCTTTCTACAATCTTCATGAAGCTTGGGACAATTGAGATCCTGATGGGTGCGGGACTTGTGTGCCGTTCATGGTTGCTGACGGCAAAGTCCCCTGAGTTGTGGCGTTTTGTGGACATGACACGCCACAAGGTGGTTTTCTCAAAGGCAGAAAGTGTCATGTGCAAAATGGCAAAGGTCGCTATAGATCGCTCTGATGGACGAATGGAGTCATTCTGGGCTCAGAAGTTTGTCAGTGGCGAACTCATCGGTTACATTGCAACCAGGTATT GCAAATCATTGAAGAGCATTCGGCTCATCGCCCCTGGATACTTTTGGGATGATGAGGATGCAGTAGTTAGGCTTGCAGCTAAATGTCCAATGCTGGAAGAGATAGAGTACTCGCATCAGCAGCAGCCAGGGTATTTCTTCAAGCAGATCGGAACAGTGCGCCCAGAGCTGAAACGTCTAAGGATCCATATGGATTGGTACGACTCTGATGCGATTAAGCATGAGATGATGATGGAACAGcgccaggacgatgacgaggaagaggaggaggaggaagagccgTACGAGGCCTGGGAAGCGAGACACAATGAGGAGGCTTTCGCCATAGCAGAGAACTTGCATGAGTTGCGGCTCCTTCAGATGGCCGGCAACAGCCTGACCAAAAAAGGGGTCTACGCCATTCTTGAAGGCTGCCCACACCTCGAGTGCCTCGACCTTACAGGTTGTGGTCATCTGAAAGTTGACGATGAACTCGTAGCTCGATGCGCCAAGATCAATCATGTCTGGCTGCCAGGACACTGGCCTCATGTTCGCTGCCCAGATCTCCATACTATTGGAGAGAAGGAAGGCGAAGTGATCGAGCTGCCTGATGTCTATGAAATAGAGGCTCGTATGCTGCATGACACGGGATCAATGGAGGAGGGAGCAATGGAGGATGATGGCTACGGCGACAACTACTGGGAAGACTATACACCCCCCTCGTCCCCTGACTCTCCAGACCTGCGCAACGTAACCTGCGATGACACCAGATACTACACTTACATCCATGACTACTACTCTCTCTGA